From Afipia carboxidovorans OM5, one genomic window encodes:
- the dnaE gene encoding DNA polymerase III subunit alpha: MASPGFIHLHVHSAYSLLQGSMKTEKLAALAKADNQPALALTDRDNMFGALEFSEKLAGLGIQPIIGCALAVDFGDVDPAARNAAALAPARIVLLAPTEDSYRSLMRLNSRAFLEMPAQQTPHIKAEWLEQERTGLIALTGGPEGPISQALMAEHPELALQRVEKLADLFGDRLYLELQRHGLDSERRIESALIDIAYGKGLPLVATNEPYFATVEDYESHDALLCIAGGRLLAETERAHLTPDHRFKTRAEMAVLFADLPEALASTVEIAQRCAFRPRKRKPILPHFTVDSDHMADAVSKENAELQKQAEEGLARRLKAHGLAEGKTEEDYRTRLAYEMSVITRMNYSGYFLIVSDFIKWAKSQGIPVGPGRGSGAGSLVAYALTITDLDPLRFALLFERFLNPERVSMPDFDIDFCQDRRGEVIDYVQRRYGADHVAQIITFGTLQARGVLRDVGRVLQMPYGQVDKLTKLVPQNPAAPVTLAKAIEGEPKLQAFRDEDPVVARAFDIAQRLEGLTRHASTHAAGIVIGDRPLSELVPLYRDPKSDMPVTQFNMKWVEPAGLVKFDFLGLKTLTVLDVAVKLLKQSNIHVDLAHLPLDDKQTYDMLTRGDVVGVFQVESQGMRRALVDMRPDRFEDIIALVALYRPGPMANIPTYCARKHGDEEPEYLHPVLEPILKETFGVIIYQEQVMQIAQVMAGYSLGEADLLRRAMGKKIRAEMEKQRVRFVSGSVEHSISKSQADQIFELLAKFADYGFNKSHAAAYALVSYQTAYMKAHYPVEFIAASMTLDTGNTDKLSEFRAEAQRLGIKVEPPSINRSEGTFTVGENTIFYSLAALKGVGTHAVDMIVEARKNGGPFTSLSDFAARVPPRAINKRVLESLAAAGAFDTIEPNRAAVFAGADAILAACQRSHEEAVLGQSDMFGGQTGGPVITLPHVEPWLPAERLQREYGAVGFFLSGHPLDDYKVVLQRLNVQSWAEFASAVKNGRTAGKVAATVVSRMERRTKTGNKMGIIGLSDPTGHFEAVLFSEGLGQFRELLEPGLAVLLQLSAELQGEDVRARIANVELLDQAAAKTSMALKIFLRDDKPLESIRRRLEDHARGGGAGSSARAGEVTLVMMLDLETEVEMRLRDRYKVSPQIAGALKAITGVVDVQTL, encoded by the coding sequence ATGGCGTCTCCCGGATTTATCCATCTTCACGTTCACTCGGCCTATTCGCTGCTGCAGGGCTCGATGAAGACCGAGAAGCTCGCGGCTCTCGCCAAGGCCGACAACCAGCCCGCGTTGGCGCTGACCGACCGCGACAATATGTTCGGCGCGCTGGAATTCTCCGAGAAGCTTGCGGGCCTCGGCATCCAGCCGATCATCGGCTGCGCGCTTGCGGTCGATTTCGGCGACGTCGATCCCGCCGCGCGCAATGCGGCCGCCCTCGCGCCCGCCCGGATCGTCCTGCTCGCGCCGACCGAGGACAGCTATCGCAGCCTGATGCGGCTCAACTCGCGCGCGTTCCTCGAAATGCCTGCCCAGCAGACGCCTCACATCAAGGCCGAGTGGCTGGAGCAGGAAAGGACCGGCCTGATCGCGCTGACCGGCGGACCGGAGGGGCCGATCTCGCAGGCGCTCATGGCCGAGCATCCCGAACTTGCTCTCCAGCGGGTGGAAAAGCTCGCGGACCTGTTCGGCGACCGGCTTTATCTCGAACTGCAGCGCCACGGCCTCGACAGCGAACGGCGGATCGAGAGCGCGCTGATCGACATCGCCTATGGCAAGGGGCTGCCGCTCGTTGCGACCAACGAGCCGTATTTCGCGACCGTCGAGGATTACGAATCCCACGACGCGCTGCTGTGCATCGCGGGCGGGCGGCTTCTCGCGGAGACCGAGCGCGCGCACCTCACGCCCGATCATCGCTTCAAGACTCGCGCCGAGATGGCGGTGCTGTTCGCCGACCTGCCGGAAGCGCTCGCCTCGACGGTCGAGATCGCGCAGCGCTGCGCCTTCCGTCCGCGTAAGCGCAAACCGATCCTGCCGCACTTCACCGTCGACAGCGATCACATGGCCGATGCGGTCAGCAAGGAAAACGCCGAGCTTCAGAAGCAGGCGGAGGAAGGTCTCGCACGGCGGCTCAAGGCGCACGGCCTCGCCGAGGGCAAGACTGAAGAAGACTACCGCACGCGCCTTGCCTACGAGATGAGCGTCATCACCCGCATGAATTATTCGGGTTACTTCCTCATCGTGTCCGACTTCATCAAGTGGGCGAAGTCGCAAGGCATTCCGGTGGGGCCGGGGCGCGGCTCGGGCGCAGGCTCGCTCGTGGCCTACGCGCTCACCATCACCGATCTCGATCCGCTGCGGTTCGCGCTTCTGTTCGAACGCTTCCTCAATCCCGAGCGCGTGTCGATGCCGGACTTCGACATCGATTTCTGTCAGGACCGCCGCGGCGAGGTGATCGATTACGTGCAGCGCCGCTACGGCGCCGACCATGTCGCGCAGATCATTACCTTCGGTACGCTGCAGGCGCGCGGCGTGTTGCGCGACGTCGGCCGTGTGCTGCAGATGCCTTACGGCCAGGTCGACAAGCTGACCAAGCTCGTGCCGCAGAATCCGGCGGCCCCCGTGACGCTCGCCAAGGCGATCGAGGGCGAACCGAAGCTGCAGGCCTTCCGCGACGAAGACCCGGTGGTCGCGCGTGCCTTCGACATTGCCCAGCGTCTCGAGGGACTGACGCGCCACGCCTCGACCCACGCCGCGGGCATCGTGATCGGTGACCGGCCGCTCTCCGAACTCGTGCCGCTCTATCGCGATCCGAAATCGGACATGCCGGTCACCCAGTTCAACATGAAATGGGTTGAGCCCGCGGGCCTCGTAAAATTCGACTTCCTCGGCCTCAAGACGCTGACGGTTCTCGACGTCGCGGTGAAGCTCTTGAAACAGAGCAACATCCACGTCGATCTTGCGCACCTGCCGCTCGACGACAAACAAACCTACGACATGCTGACCCGGGGCGATGTGGTCGGCGTGTTCCAGGTTGAAAGTCAGGGCATGCGGCGCGCGCTCGTCGATATGCGGCCCGACCGCTTCGAGGACATCATCGCGCTCGTCGCGCTCTATCGTCCGGGCCCGATGGCGAACATCCCGACCTATTGCGCGCGCAAGCACGGCGACGAGGAGCCCGAATATCTGCACCCGGTGCTGGAGCCGATCCTGAAAGAGACGTTCGGCGTCATCATCTATCAGGAGCAGGTGATGCAGATCGCGCAGGTGATGGCGGGCTATTCGCTCGGAGAAGCCGACCTGCTGCGCCGCGCGATGGGCAAGAAGATCCGTGCCGAGATGGAAAAGCAGCGCGTGCGCTTTGTTTCGGGCTCGGTCGAGCACAGCATCTCCAAGTCGCAGGCTGACCAGATTTTCGAACTGCTCGCGAAGTTCGCCGACTACGGCTTCAACAAGAGCCATGCTGCGGCTTATGCGCTCGTGTCCTACCAGACCGCCTACATGAAGGCGCATTATCCGGTGGAGTTCATCGCCGCGTCGATGACACTCGATACCGGCAACACCGACAAGCTCTCTGAATTCCGCGCCGAAGCGCAGCGCCTCGGTATCAAGGTCGAGCCGCCGTCGATCAATCGCTCGGAAGGCACCTTCACTGTCGGTGAGAACACGATCTTTTATTCGCTCGCCGCGCTGAAGGGGGTGGGAACGCATGCCGTCGACATGATCGTCGAGGCGCGCAAGAACGGCGGGCCATTCACCTCGCTGTCGGATTTTGCCGCGCGCGTGCCGCCGCGCGCGATCAACAAGCGCGTGCTGGAAAGCCTTGCCGCCGCCGGCGCGTTCGACACGATCGAGCCGAACCGTGCTGCGGTGTTCGCGGGCGCCGATGCGATCCTCGCTGCCTGTCAGCGCAGCCACGAGGAGGCAGTGCTCGGCCAGAGCGATATGTTCGGCGGACAGACCGGCGGGCCGGTCATCACGCTGCCGCATGTCGAGCCGTGGCTGCCGGCCGAGCGGCTGCAGCGCGAATACGGCGCGGTCGGCTTCTTCCTCTCCGGCCATCCGCTCGATGATTACAAGGTCGTGCTGCAGCGGCTCAACGTGCAGTCGTGGGCGGAGTTTGCGAGCGCCGTGAAGAATGGCCGCACCGCGGGCAAGGTTGCCGCGACGGTGGTCTCGCGCATGGAGCGGCGCACCAAGACCGGTAACAAGATGGGGATCATCGGGCTCTCCGATCCCACCGGACACTTCGAGGCTGTGCTGTTCTCCGAAGGACTCGGCCAATTCCGCGAATTGCTGGAGCCGGGGCTGGCGGTGCTTCTGCAGCTCAGCGCGGAGTTGCAGGGCGAGGACGTGCGCGCGCGCATCGCCAATGTTGAGCTGCTCGATCAGGCGGCGGCGAAGACCTCGATGGCGCTGAAGATTTTTCTGCGCGACGACAAGCCGCTGGAATCGATCCGCCGCCGTCTCGAGGATCATGCGCGCGGAGGCGGCGCGGGATCGTCCGCACGCGCGGGCGAAGTCACGCTGGTGATGATGCTTGATCTTGAAACCGAGGTCGAAATGAGGCTGCGCGACCGCTACAAAGTGTCGCCGCAGATTGCGGGCGCGCTGAAGGCGATTACCGGCGTCGTCGATGTACAGACGCTTTAG
- a CDS encoding DUF3551 domain-containing protein, whose amino-acid sequence MRHLFLALAAVAAITSIDTTPAAAQEYPYCIRGRDYTGYGECSFPSYAACQAAASGRFAYCDINPFYNRSPEVRRPHRRIYREVY is encoded by the coding sequence ATGCGTCACCTTTTCCTCGCCCTCGCTGCCGTGGCCGCGATCACCAGCATCGACACGACGCCCGCTGCCGCGCAGGAATATCCTTATTGCATCCGGGGCCGCGACTATACGGGTTATGGAGAGTGCAGCTTTCCGAGCTACGCGGCCTGCCAGGCGGCGGCATCCGGGCGCTTCGCCTATTGCGACATCAACCCGTTCTACAATCGCTCGCCGGAGGTTCGCCGGCCTCACCGCCGCATCTATCGCGAGGTCTATTGA
- a CDS encoding DUF3551 domain-containing protein, protein MSKLPFGLSARHAVAVVVLACGGSVLAPVPAQALIEYPYCMRVYTRDQYEDCSYSTLAQCQLSASGRSAMCYRDPFYRGAPGTAYVVREPRVPYSPFGNIDPYYNPYRATVAPPPSRHIHRKPKRKTHRAQ, encoded by the coding sequence ATGAGCAAGCTGCCTTTTGGGTTGAGCGCTCGCCACGCGGTGGCGGTGGTGGTGCTTGCCTGCGGGGGCTCGGTTTTGGCGCCGGTCCCGGCACAAGCCTTGATCGAGTACCCGTACTGCATGAGGGTCTATACGCGTGATCAGTATGAGGATTGCAGCTACTCGACGCTCGCGCAGTGCCAGCTCAGCGCCTCCGGCCGCTCGGCGATGTGCTACCGCGACCCATTCTATCGCGGCGCGCCCGGTACGGCTTACGTGGTGCGCGAGCCGCGCGTGCCCTACTCGCCGTTCGGCAATATCGATCCCTATTACAATCCCTACCGCGCCACGGTCGCTCCTCCGCCGTCGCGGCATATCCACCGCAAGCCGAAGCGCAAAACGCATCGCGCGCAGTGA